The Faecalibaculum rodentium genome segment GATGACCCCGTCTTTGATCTTTGCCTGGACAGTGATGTCGTCAATGCAGGATTCGCTCGCCATATGTTTCGAGTCATAGTCCTGTGACTCGGTGAGTTTCTTGTTCCGGGGATACTGGTAGTGATCCATGATGATCTCCCGGAGGTATTTTGGATCGATGCTGGACAACGCTTCGCTCCTTTCTATCTAGAAAAAGATATCGAGGCAGTTGGTGAAGGTGCAGTCCTTGAGTGCTTCCACCAGTCTGTCGATGTCTTCGAATGTGTTGTAAAAATAGGCACTGGCCCTGACAGTTCCCGGCACGTCGATGAACTCCCCGAGCAGCTTGGCGCAGTGTTCACCGCTGCGGACCGCAATGCCCCTGGAGTTCAGGAAGCTTGCCACGTCCTGGGGAAAGATCAGCTTGCCGTCATCATAGACATTGAATGTGATGATACCGCTTTTTGCCGTCGGGTTGTAGATCTTCACCCGTGGCAGTTCCTGGGCTGCCCTCTTCAGGAAGTGCTCCTTGAGTGCCAGTTCGTACTCATGAATGTTCTTCTTGCCGATACCGTCAATGTAGTCCATCGCTGCCTTCATGCCCAGGGCACCCTCGATGGGCTGTGTCCCGGACTCGTACTTGAAGGGTGTCTTCTTGAGCACAAGGTTGCCGCAGCGGTTGAAACGCGCATTGGATTCCCCGCCGAAGAACACCGGCGTCAGCTCTTCGAGCAGCTCGAAGCGTCCGTAGAGCACGCCGATGCCGGTGGGACCGCACATCTTGTGGGCCGAGAACACGAAGAAATCCACATCCATGTCCTGGACATCCACCGGCAGGTGGGCCACGGACTGGGCACCGTCAATGACGGTCAGGATGCCTTTTTCCCGGCAGATCTTCGCGATTTCCTTTACAGGGGCTTCGTAACCCAGGACATTGGAGACCTGGGCGATGGCCACGACTTTTACCTTGTCATCCAGGACCGACAGGAAGTTTTCGACTGTCACCCGGCCCTCGGGAGAAAGAGGGATATAGCGGACTTCCACGCCCTTGCCTTCCCCGGCTTCAAGCCAGGGCAGCACGCTGGAGGCATGTTCGGACTGTGTGGAAATCACCACATCCCCTTCCTGCAGGACCTGGTTGGTGATGGCCATGGCCAGGATGTTCAGGGATTCTGTGGTCCCGGATGTGAAGACGATTTCCTTTTCGGATTTCGCATGGATGAACTGTGCCGTGCGCTTGCGCGCTTCCTCATAGTGGTAGTCCACCTGGGCACTCATTTCATAATCTCCACGATGGGCGTTGGCCCCCAAGTAGGTATAGTAGTTGACCACCGCATCGATCATCTGCTGCGGCTTCAGGGTCGTGGCGCAGTTGTCCAGATAATCCACCGGGTAGCCGCTCATGGTCCGTTTGAGGATCGGGAAATCCGCCCGGATCCGTTCAATGTTATCCCTGATGTCCATACAGTCCTGCCTTTCGTTCCAGATCCTCGCGCAGTCTGTGGCGCAGATCTTCGCTGCCAGCAAGGGAGATCACCGGCATGAAATAGCCAATGGAGAGCAGGCTCATGGCCTGCAGGTTTGACAGGCCGCGGCTTTCCAGGTAGTACATCTGGTCGGCATCGGGCTGTCCGACAGTCATGGCATGGCTGGCCTTGACTTCGTTTTCGTCTATGTACAGGATCGGCAGCACACGGGTTTTGTGGTCGGCATCCAGTGTCAGGACCCGGGTTTCCTGGTGACTTTCGCTGCCGCGGGCTCCCTTGACGATCTTCCCGGCTGCGACCATGTCATAGTCCGCCGCCCGGTGCAGCACCGCAAAGTTGTGCATCTTGCCGAAGGTGTGGTCTGTTTCACTCACCACCTGCAGGTCGTTTTTCTTCCTGGCACCCTCGCCGACCAGTTCCCCGGTGTACAGATCTGCACTGGCACCGGGCTCCTTGAGGCGGATTTCGCCCCGGAATTCCAGGAAACCTTTCTCCAGGTCCAGCAGGCCGATTTTCAGGTCCGCCTGGCTGTGCACGTCCGCTGACAGCGTGAGGGTCAGGTCATCGGATGATTCCCGCAGGATGAGGACCCTCAGTTCACTGTCCCTGTCGCAGCGCAGTGACAGATCCAGTGTCCGGACCTGGTCTCCGGCTTTCAGCAGCAGGGCGCCGTGACTTCCGCTTTCGGCCATCAGCTCCAGCCTGCCGTTTTCGGCCTGCAGGGTGCTGTCGTGACGCCCGGTCAGTCTGCGCTCCATGTCACTGGTCCTTTCTGGCGCCGCAGGTACCCAGGCTGATGGGACGGGACTTCTCTTCCCGCGCTGCCTTCACGCCGGTTTCCTTTTCGATCCAGTCGTAGCCTTCGCCGTCGACTTTTTCAATCAGTTCCGGTCCACCGGACATCACGATGCGGCCATCCACCAGGATGTGGGCACGTGTCGGGTGCAGGTAGTCCAGGAACCTGGCATAGTGGCTGACCACGATCATTCCCAGACCGGTCTCTTTCTGGCATTCCCCGATGGCGTCTGCCACAATGCGCAGGGCATCCACGTCCAGGCCGGAATCAATTTCATCCAGCATGGCAAAGCGGGGTTTCAGCAGCATCATCTGGACGATCTCGTTGCGCTTTTTCTCGCCCCCGGAGAACCCTTCATTCAGGAACCGGTGGGCCAGGTCGGGTTTCATTTCCAGTTCGGAAATGGCACGGTCCATTTCCTTGATGAACTTGAACAGGGAGATCGGTGTCTCGCGGCGCGCGTTGATGGCCGTGCGCAGGAAATCCGAGTTGGTGACCCCGGGAACCTCCGAGGGATACTGCATCCCCAGGAACAGTCCGGCGCGGCTGCGTTCATCCACCGGCATGGCCAGGACATCCTGACCGTCGAGCGTAACTGTACCGCGGGTCACTTTGTATTTCGGGTTCCCCATGATGGCTGCCAGCAGTGTGGACTTGCCGTTGCCGTTGGGGCCCATAAGGGCGTGGCGTTCACCGGATCTGACGGTCAGGTCAACGCCTTTCAATATCTCCTGATCTTCCACGCTGACGTGGAGGTCTCTGATTTTCAATTCGGGCATATACTACCTCTTTTCACTACTGCTAATCATAGCAAAGCAGTATGTGAATCTCAAACCGCCGCCACTGCGATACATTGCTTTCCAAATCCGGGCTCTGTATAATTTAACAGTTATTCTCAGAGGTGGATTTCACTATTATTCGTTCTTAATCAAACCGTTATTTGCGTTAAATCAATGTTTTTCGCTGCATTATTTGAGTTTCAGTCATAATCATTACCGAACGTCTTTCCAAAAAATGCTCCAAAAAGTGCTCCAATTTTGTATCTGCCCACTCTGACGTTAATTTGATGCAGATGTTCGGATGATGAGGCATTAAAAAACGCCCCGGGTTTCCCCGGGGTTTTGTCTTATGGTCTGTCAAAATCCTCGTTAAGTTCTCTGGGAGCAAAATAGCCCTTGATACAATTCGGATTTTTAACTGCTATCTGCGTATGGGTACGTTCCATAAGAAGAGAACCCTCTGCGATTGGATCCCCTTCAAAGAAGAGACCTCTAACGAAATCAAACGGTGGCTTATCGTTTAGATCTTGAATTTCGTGGACAGCAGCTATAATGGCACAATCCAAATTTCTTAACAGTAAATCTCTACCATGGTTTTCTGGTAACGGAATTTGATGGTCAGCGCAGGCTTGCACTAAATACTCATACCCTTGCCTCAGGATGGGCGTCGCAAATTGGTCTGTAAGATTTAAACAGTATCCCAAATCTAACGCTGCTCCGAGAACTCGGCCATTTTCTTTGTACCGTGCCTCCGCCCATTGTTTTGCTCGTTCTAGATTTCCTTCCCAGAAGTAAATACCAGGCCCGAGCCAGTCATAAGCGTTTGTGCTCTCTTTGAGGTCTTCTTTTCCAGATAACACTGCTTCGTAAACATCTTTATGGCATCCGTGAAAGCCGAACACCACATTTGGAAGTTTTGAATACATTTACCAGTTAATACCCTGTGTAACAATCTGTTTTTTCGGTTTCCCGTTTTCTGTTATTCCCGATCTCTCTAAAAAACTAGCAGCCTGCTTTTTAGCCGCCACTGGGTTGCTTTTAGATAACTGCTTAAAAGCTTCTACCGTCTTACGCGCAGCATCGACATCTTTTTTAGTTACTCCATAAGCTGTCATACAAGTTCCTCCTTCACATTCTCCTTTGTTCATACATATTATTACATAACGAACGAAGACGCGAGGTAACAATGCATTATTGGGGAATTTGTCAACTTTTTTAATCGTTAAAAAAAGCCCCCGGGTTTCCCGGGGTTGTTTTTATTTAAATGTCGCCCAGGGGTCCTTACCCTGTGTCTCGCTGCCGCTTACTGCCACGCAGCCATAGCCGCCGGATGCTCTGATATAGCGCACCCACCGGTGGCCCTTGTAGGCACATTTTGCGATGTACTTGACGCTCTGTCCCTTGTTGTATGTCACACCGGGGATGACTTCACCATCCGGATTATCCTTGTGGATTCGGATGGAGTCTTTGGTAAAGGTTGCGGTACCATTCTCAGCTACCCATTTGATAGATCCAGTGGAACCGCCAGTCTTCACGTCGGCTGCTTTTTTCCAGCTCATACCATTACCGTTGCGGATGGTCACACCATCAACCACGCAGGCTTTGTCTGCGCTGATGGAGTTGTGCAGGCAGTAAATTCCGTACCGGTTCGGGCCATCGTAAGGCCTGGAATAGCGTCCTTTGGCAACTTCAAAATGACAGTGGTTCCCTGTCGCCCGGCCAGCGGTGCCCTCATCGCCAAACTCTTCCCACTGAGCAAAAACATGACCTTTATTGGCCAGTGCCAGGATGTCTCCGATGTAGTTATCGTGGATAAACATAAATGTCGCGTAATCAATGGTGCCATCTGCGAACATCACTTTATTCACAGACTCAAAGAAAATCGCGTTGCCGTTGGCTGCCGAGTCATGCCATTTATAGCGCATGGAACAAGGGGCAAAAGTCGGCTCAATGCCTGTGTCCTTGCCCGCAATGTCCAGCGCATTAACGCCCTGGTGCGAATACTGCCCATTGTTTCCCTGGGTGATGGTCATCGTCTTCATGGGAAATCGGATGAGTTCGTAAGTCTTTCCGTCTTTGGTTTTTGTGAGTGTCATTTTGTTTCTCCTTTGTTCTTAAACATTTCTAAATAGGGATTGCCCGGGTGCAGGTCATCCCGCACAGACAGAGCGCAGATTTCCTCTTTCCAGCCCTTGGCGGTACCATTTCCGCCTTTGGCTTTGTAGATTTCATACGCTTCCAGAAACTCCGTCAGCTGGTGGCTGGTGATGTAGCCCTGGATCATGTACTCGGCATGATAGCGCTGCAGCATGTAGCGCATGATGACTTTGAAGCCTTCGCCGTTCGTGTCAATGCCTTCTTTGAGCTTTTCCATGATGTCTGTAAGAGTCGCCAGTTCCAGGTCATGGTCTGCCAGCTTCGCGGTGTTGGCTTCGATTCTGGCCATCCGCTCGTCTGACTTTGCCCGGTTGGCTTTCCGGTCTGCATCTGCCGCCTGCAGCCGCCACAAGATGATGCCAAAAAGGCCCGTGACAGTCACAGGCCCGATGGCGTTCAGAAACTCAAGCATAGGCTAGGCGTTGGGGTCTACTTCCGGCAGACCGCCCAGAGAGATGAGGTAGGATACTACGGCTGCCATGCAGGTGACGGAGGCCAGGTTGACCCAGTCCACAGACAAGATGCCCACAGCTCCGGTGCCAATCATGGCGACTGCTGCCTCCGCAGCGGTCTTGATGGCCCGTACAGTGGCCTTTTCCCACCAGTCTTTACTCATCAGCTTGTTCATAATCAGATTCCTTTCCAGCCGCTACTCTGCGGCTTTTTCCCATGCATCCGGAAGTTCTTCCGGGGAGTGTGCGGTATTGTCCGCCTTACAGGTGTAGTGCTCACCTTTATAGGTCGTCTTATCACCTGCCATGTAAACATCATGAGCACCAGTCGGCTGACGGAACTCCGGCCATTCTTCCGCAGGGTCAGACAGCACGACATACAGGGACGGCGTGGCGTCCGGCAGCCAGTCAGCCTGAGACTTGTGGTCCTGCAGGACTTTGACAAATCCGCCGTCACCAAACCGCAGGCGCTGTCCGGTTTTGTAGTTCTGTCCTGTCTGCCATTCGGGATACAGCGGGGCCATCGTCAGGGCTGTGTCATCGTCAACGCCATCCAGCATTGCATCCCGGCTGACTTCGGCCAGTTTGGCTTCCGCTTCGGCAAGGGCAGCTGCTTCCTGTTCCTGCTTGATGCAGGATCTGTACTGCTCCTCATCAAAGACAAGATGATTGACACCGGTGTTGTCGGCCTCCAGTTTGTAGCCGGAAATTTTTTCCGGATAAAGCGGGCCGGTCACCTCTGCATCCACCTGCACGTCGGCGGTGGAGCACGTGGAAAAAGCGGTGACTGAACCGTCATCGCCGATTTTGCAAAAGATTTTCATGTGATCCTTTCTAGGCTGTTCTTCGCCATGCGTAGATGACTTGGTAGGGCTGGACAAGGGAAATCATGGCATCCCTTTCTTGGTTGTATCCGGCCGCCTGCTTGCGGACGATACAGCGGTCAGCATAGTTCGCCCCGTTTGAAGGGAAGCCGGACAGGGCTGAGTTGGTCGTGTTGATTTGGTCAGAGGTATATCTTCCACCCGTCGCCCCTGCCCCGAATGTCTTGCTTGTAGTACCGTCGCTCCCGGTACCCTGTCCAATCAGGACACGGCCCTGTCCAAACTGCACCCATGTGCCGCCCATGTTTGTAGATGGGTTCACGTTATCGTACGTGATTTTGACAGAACCAATCGGGTACCCTCGGTTGTCGGGCGTTAGATTTCCCATCGTCTGATTTGCTCCCGTTGGTGCATCTGTCTGACACTTGCCTTCAACTTCTACTTCACACTGTGATTCAATTGTGAAAAAGCCAGAAGAATATGCCCATGGCAGATACAGCCATATCTCACAGGAGGATGCAGAAAGCGCGATGACCCGGACATGGATCCCTGCGTGATAGGTTCCGACAACGTTGTAAGAGCCGCCAAAAGCATCGGTCGTTGAATGCGACGATTGGAATGAGTCTTTGACAAAAATTTCAACTTCTGTCTGCTGGTTTGCGCGGGCGTTCCATCCGTCTCCGGTATACACATGAACAAAAGCACTGTCGGAATCGCTGGAATTTTTAAGTGTACAAACTTTAAGCCACTGGGGTGTGTTTGTTACAGCGATGAATTTTTTCGCCGTATATCTGACACCGCCTGATACAAAAGGGAGCCCAGTCTCAAACGTTCCGTTGTTACTGGACAACATCCCAATCGCAAGACTCTTGCCCCCAGCCCCCAGATTCATCAGCGTGAATGTCGGACCGACTTCCTTCTCTACGATGACGGAAGTGAAGTAGTCCTGAGCCACAAACCGTACCTTTGTCGTTGCGTCCACACCAAAAATGGCTCCCGAAGTGACGGAGCCGGATTTTGTATAGACATCGGACATGCGGGTGATATCGGTCCATGTGGAGCCATTCAGGTACTGGATGTAGAACGCCTTTGTGTTCTTGTTGTTAACAGAAGCAATAGAGAAGTTGTATGTACAAACGGCTGTTGTGGCTTCATCGCTCGTTCTGGCCACACTGCTGACAGTTATCTGCGGGGGACTATAGGCCAGCACAGAGACATTCTGCGTCTTGCTTGCCTTCCTGCCCCTGGAATCGGTCACTGTCAGAGTGACAGCTACTGTTCCGGAAGCAGAAATGGCAGCAGACGTGATATCAGCACCGTTGTACTTCCTGCCCTGAATGGTGACAACATAGCTGGAAATCGTTGAGCCATTACTTCCCGATCCCGCTGATTTGACTCGCAGGGTGCTTTTGCCCTGCACATATCCGCCAAACTGTGTTGCCAGATTGGCAGTGGCTTCCGCAATGCTGGAAATGGTTGCCGTCGGTACCCATGATGTCAGGGCAGTTGCCGTGAAACCAATGTCCTTGTATCCGATCACCGTGCTGCCACTCATCGTTTCCACTCTCAGGACTACCCAGACGCTGGTGCTATTTGGCATGTAGCTGCCCAGATTCTGGACTGTCCACACAAAAGACGTTCCCGCATTTGTGGTGATAGTACCCTTGTCCTTACCGCCGATACGATAGCTTATCCGGTGCGTGAAACCGGATGCGTGCCGGGGCAGGTTGATGGTGAGATTGGAGCCGCATGCCACGGAGGCTGCCGACAGCGTTGGAGTCGTTGCCCGGGGGATGGTGGGGATTTCACCATCGATGTTGAATGCTGTCCAGCCAACAGTCGGAACATTGTGGCTGGCAAGAGGGACGTTGAATCTCCACCAGCCGCAGACTTGACCAGAAGGCCACGTGCCGTCCGCATTGTGCGTGACTTCCGAGTGACGGTGCGTGCACTCTATCTCCGTTGTGCCGCCGCCTCCGACAGAGACTGCCCGGGTTTCGGGAAATTTGGTGCCGTTGAAGTCACCGACACCAGTTTCGCATGCTGTGTAGTTGAATGAGTAGTAGCCGTTAAGCGACGCAACTCTCTGCCCGCACATGGCGATCATGGTTTTGTTGTTTTCGATGTCCTGACAGAAGTCCCATTTAACGTCAATTCTGTAGTAACCGTTGTTCCAGACTGTCCGCCAGCGCTGGCCTTTCCATGGACCGTAAGCCATCAGTCATCCTCCTTTCCAACAAAAAAGGCGCCCATTTAGGACACCTTCTTCAGGTCCAGCGAACCATTGGCCCGCGGGACCCATCCAAAATAGCCGATTCTCAAACTGTGGGTGATTCTCGCATCGGTGATGGTCAGCTCACTGTTTGACAGGTAAGCCACCTCCTGACCGGACTGTGCAAAGGAAATCCGGTCATTCTTGATGGTCAGGATGATGGGGTTCTGCGCCTGACCCAGAATGATGTTTCCATCCACAAAACGGATGTACTTTGACCAGTTTTGAAACTCTGAGTC includes the following:
- a CDS encoding aminotransferase class V-fold PLP-dependent enzyme, yielding MDIRDNIERIRADFPILKRTMSGYPVDYLDNCATTLKPQQMIDAVVNYYTYLGANAHRGDYEMSAQVDYHYEEARKRTAQFIHAKSEKEIVFTSGTTESLNILAMAITNQVLQEGDVVISTQSEHASSVLPWLEAGEGKGVEVRYIPLSPEGRVTVENFLSVLDDKVKVVAIAQVSNVLGYEAPVKEIAKICREKGILTVIDGAQSVAHLPVDVQDMDVDFFVFSAHKMCGPTGIGVLYGRFELLEELTPVFFGGESNARFNRCGNLVLKKTPFKYESGTQPIEGALGMKAAMDYIDGIGKKNIHEYELALKEHFLKRAAQELPRVKIYNPTAKSGIITFNVYDDGKLIFPQDVASFLNSRGIAVRSGEHCAKLLGEFIDVPGTVRASAYFYNTFEDIDRLVEALKDCTFTNCLDIFF
- a CDS encoding SufD family Fe-S cluster assembly protein, coding for MERRLTGRHDSTLQAENGRLELMAESGSHGALLLKAGDQVRTLDLSLRCDRDSELRVLILRESSDDLTLTLSADVHSQADLKIGLLDLEKGFLEFRGEIRLKEPGASADLYTGELVGEGARKKNDLQVVSETDHTFGKMHNFAVLHRAADYDMVAAGKIVKGARGSESHQETRVLTLDADHKTRVLPILYIDENEVKASHAMTVGQPDADQMYYLESRGLSNLQAMSLLSIGYFMPVISLAGSEDLRHRLREDLERKAGLYGHQG
- the sufC gene encoding Fe-S cluster assembly ATPase SufC, with the protein product MPELKIRDLHVSVEDQEILKGVDLTVRSGERHALMGPNGNGKSTLLAAIMGNPKYKVTRGTVTLDGQDVLAMPVDERSRAGLFLGMQYPSEVPGVTNSDFLRTAINARRETPISLFKFIKEMDRAISELEMKPDLAHRFLNEGFSGGEKKRNEIVQMMLLKPRFAMLDEIDSGLDVDALRIVADAIGECQKETGLGMIVVSHYARFLDYLHPTRAHILVDGRIVMSGGPELIEKVDGEGYDWIEKETGVKAAREEKSRPISLGTCGARKDQ
- a CDS encoding holin, with translation MSKDWWEKATVRAIKTAAEAAVAMIGTGAVGILSVDWVNLASVTCMAAVVSYLISLGGLPEVDPNA
- a CDS encoding DUF859 family phage minor structural protein encodes the protein MAYGPWKGQRWRTVWNNGYYRIDVKWDFCQDIENNKTMIAMCGQRVASLNGYYSFNYTACETGVGDFNGTKFPETRAVSVGGGGTTEIECTHRHSEVTHNADGTWPSGQVCGWWRFNVPLASHNVPTVGWTAFNIDGEIPTIPRATTPTLSAASVACGSNLTINLPRHASGFTHRISYRIGGKDKGTITTNAGTSFVWTVQNLGSYMPNSTSVWVVLRVETMSGSTVIGYKDIGFTATALTSWVPTATISSIAEATANLATQFGGYVQGKSTLRVKSAGSGSNGSTISSYVVTIQGRKYNGADITSAAISASGTVAVTLTVTDSRGRKASKTQNVSVLAYSPPQITVSSVARTSDEATTAVCTYNFSIASVNNKNTKAFYIQYLNGSTWTDITRMSDVYTKSGSVTSGAIFGVDATTKVRFVAQDYFTSVIVEKEVGPTFTLMNLGAGGKSLAIGMLSSNNGTFETGLPFVSGGVRYTAKKFIAVTNTPQWLKVCTLKNSSDSDSAFVHVYTGDGWNARANQQTEVEIFVKDSFQSSHSTTDAFGGSYNVVGTYHAGIHVRVIALSASSCEIWLYLPWAYSSGFFTIESQCEVEVEGKCQTDAPTGANQTMGNLTPDNRGYPIGSVKITYDNVNPSTNMGGTWVQFGQGRVLIGQGTGSDGTTSKTFGAGATGGRYTSDQINTTNSALSGFPSNGANYADRCIVRKQAAGYNQERDAMISLVQPYQVIYAWRRTA